In Theileria parva strain Muguga chromosome 4 map unlocalized ctg_529, whole genome shotgun sequence, one DNA window encodes the following:
- a CDS encoding putative integral membrane protein produces MTGEQLSESDDSENTKELRRNELIGKLILSIVIISINLHQEQVKALSSHFQVGLNINQENVGHFLSKLNTYRVVFTFLGFASKEFSMLVLGLGDRFLTLGGLTIMSIERILMAYDMLIPDDLGFILYLYSNMDALVFGHVYSSIISLAPQHMTFIRLSNDMSCVVVTIIQTILDVIYKDQSLKIIQIQFIISVVLTVVSLFLWSYYIFFLEFKGYESNLSYGIKINILIDSFNEFCSNINSFISTLNESVETFLSFKKAEKSIRSFFRQLEGLLLELKELEEKNTTNKGLKTEAKKTVPKLSSIDKFDQKLYELIIDDADKREKMKTFIKEASQDFINNREKMEKLKVPSGIDNLLKKVLEEINNAHTGFRELETVFNTIEEVIEIMENERIRQDLKLDEVRVKFTLLLDELMEYIISKPKKSQGEVKERRDQIINIADAILAEIQNFNTLFEQMMNKIPQDKIKKIKKNDKISLVRKLQYEELQHGYFSLLVIMSSPIIMTLSTLLVFEFLYPHVIPYAVLDYDRAIVVNLIVVPFRVCGSLTVFLTEYFVSGFKSWTWQYELFWILIIPQVMAFLLSLMAIHTEVLIFRMIVGKIFLVMIMAVLLVLCNSIMESFSYMAVTNYVVNNRQSSGLIAVHTIIIEILRLIIKKTGVGYNEARIRYGLVPPDFVPTREIRNPILFWAIETFTRGDQSIVRDLNVDVRRYVNTE; encoded by the coding sequence ATGACGGGGGAACAATTATCAGAATCAGACGATTCAGAAAATACAAAAGAATTAAGAAGGAACGAACTTATAGGAAAATTAATACTCTCAATAGTTATAATaagtattaatttacaccAGGAACAAGTCAAAGCATTATCAAGCCATTTTCAAGTCggattaaatattaatcaaGAAAATGTTGGACATTTTCTTAGCAAATTGAACACATATAGAGTTGTTTTTACTTTCCTGGGATTTGCATCAAAAGAATTTAGTATGCTTGTGCTTGGTTTAGGCGATcgttttttaactttaggAGGATTAACAATCATGTCAATTGAAAGAATACTAATGGCTTATGATATGTTAATACCAGATGACCTAGGTTTCATCCTTTACCTTTATTCAAATATGGATGCCCTTGTTTTTGGTCATGTTTATAGTTCAATCATCTCTCTTGCTCCCCAGCACATGACATTTATCAGACTATCCAACGATATGTCCTGTGTAGTTGTTACCATAATTCAGACCATATTGGATGTGATTTATAAGGACCAATCATTGAAAATCATTCAAattcaatttataatttctgTTGTTTTAACAGTAGTTTCACTATTTCTCTGgtcttattatatattttttttagAATTCAAAGGATATGAATCTAATCTATCATACGgaattaaaatcaatatctTGATAGATTCTTTTAATGAGTTTTGTTCAAATATAAATTCTTTTATTTCCACGTTAAACGAATCTGTTGAAACATTcttatcatttaaaaaaGCAGAAAAAAGTATAAGATCATTCTTTAGGCAACTAGAAGGGCTGTTGCTTGAACTTAAAGAATTAGAAGAAAAAAACACAACTAATAAGGGCTTAAAAACAGAAGCTAAAAAAACAGTTCCGAAATTAAGTTCGatagataaatttgatcAAAAATTATACGAGTTAATTATAGATGATGCAGATAAAAGAGAAAAAATGAAAACATTCATCAAGGAAGCCTCCCAAGactttataaataatagagAAAAAATGGAAAAGCTAAAAGTACCTTCTggaattgataatttattaaaaaaagtTCTAGAAGAAATAAATAACGCCCATACGGGATTCAGAGAACTAGAAACTGTCTTTAACACCATTGAGGAAGTGATTGAAATTATGGAAAATGAAAGAATTCGTCAAGATCTAAAACTTGATGAAGTTAGAGTTAAATTCACTTTGTTGTTAGATGAACTCATGGAATACATAATTAGCAAACCAAAAAAATCGCAAGGGGAAGTAAAGGAGCGAAGGGaccaaataataaatatagCTGATGCAATTCTAGCTgaaatacaaaattttaatacattatttgAACAAATGATGAATAAAATTCCTcaagataaaattaaaaaaataaagaaaaatgataaaataagtttGGTAAGAAAATTACAGTATGAAGAACTTCAACATGGATATTTTAGTCTCTTGGTAATAATGAGTTCCCCAATTATTATGACTTTATCAACGTTGCTTGTATTCGAATTTCTATATCCACATGTGATTCCTTATGCAGTATTAGATTATGACAGGGCTATAGTTGTAAACTTGATTGTTGTTCCATTTAGAGTTTGTGGTTCATTAACAGTATTTCTAACTGAGTATTTTGTGAGTGGTTTTAAGTCGTGGACATGGCAATACGAATTATTTTggatattaattattcctCAAGTCATGGCATTTTTGTTATCATTAATGGCAATTCATACAGaagtgttaatttttagaatgATAGTTGGCAAAATATTCTTAGTTATGATAATGGCTGTTTTGCTGGTCCTTTGCAACAGCATAATGGAATCATTTAGTTATATGGCAGTAACAAATTACGTAGTTAATAATAGACAAAGTAGCGGATTAATCGCAGTTcatacaataataattgaaattttaCGTTTAATAATCAAGAAAACGGGGGTTGGTTACAATGAAGCAAGAATTAGATATGGATTGGTACCTCCAGATTTTGTTCCTACAAGGGAAATCAGAAATCCAATTCTTTTTTGGGCAATAGAGACATTTACACGAGGGGATCAAAGTATAGTGAGGGATCTGAATGTTGATGTAAGAAGATACGTTAATACTGAATGA
- the Hspa5 gene encoding 78 kDa glucose-regulated protein (Tp29), producing MNISFKMRQSFVSFVIFLLFVKLTSCKPETTGRIEGPVIGIDLGTTFSCVGVYKNGRVEIIADENGDRITPSYVSFVDGHHKIGMAAKNEATVHAEKTVFDVKRLIGREFHDPDVQNDMKNLPYTIINKKNRPYVRVNDTEVKEYAPEEISAMVLSRMKSLAEAYLGKEVKKAIITVPAYFNDSQRQSTKDAGTIAGLDVIRIINEPTAAAIAYGIDKTNEESNILVYDLGGGTFDVSLLSLDSGVFEVIATGGDTHLGGEDFDRRVMDHFIKLFKQKTGLNIRDDKRALQKLRKEVEAAKRQLSTKTEVTVEIEDLLEGKDFSETLTRAKFEALNEDLFDKTMDTVKSVLKEAKMTKSDINQIVLVGGSTRIPKVREMIKDYFNKEPDVSINADEAVAYGAAMQGGILTGESSQDLLLLDVCPLSLGIETVGGVMSKIIERNTMIPANKSQVFSTYSDNQTVVTINVFQGERPLTKDNVPLGKFDLTGIPPAPKGVPQIEVTFNIDTNGILSVTAQEKGSGNTKNLVIEPKSGRLSQEEIERMVRDAEENAEKDKQVADKIMSKQSLENYIDSMRRTLKEDSVSSKLSKSEVSKLKEELDDASNWMGSHPDEEAQEYKDKLSHLESVCSPVVAKLYSQQHKDTEQEDASYSEEL from the exons atgaatatcTCTTTCAAGATGAGACAGAGCTTTGTCTCATTCGTCATTTTCCTTCTTTTTGTTAAACTTACCTCATGTAAACCCGAAACCACCGGAAGAA tcGAGGGCCCAGTTATCGGTATCGACTTGGGTACCACCTTCAGTTGCGTGGGCGTGTATAAGAATGGTCGCGTAGAGATCATCGCAGACGAAAACGGAGACAGAATCACTCCCTCATACGTATCATTCGTTGATGGCCATCATAAAATCG GAATGGCTGCCAAAAATGAGGCTACTGTTCACGCCGAGAAGACAGTGTTTGACGTAAAACGTTTAATAGGACGTGAGTTCCACGACCCAGACGTCCAAAACGACATGAAGAACCTTCCTTACACAATCATTAATAAGAAGAACAGGCCCTATGTTCGTGTAAACGATACTGAGGTGAAGGAGTATGCACCTGAGGAAATTAGCGCGATGGTGTTGTCACGTATGAAATCACTGGCAGAGGCCTATTTAGGCAAGGAGGTCAAGAAGGCAATTATCACAGTCCCAGCCTACTTCAACGACTCTCAGAGGCAGTCCACGAAGGACGCAGGAACAATTGCAGGCCTAGATGTCATCAGGATCATTAATGAGCCAACAGCAGCAGCAATAGCCTACGGTATTGACAAGACCAACGAGGAGAGTAACATCCTAGTCTACGACCTCGGAGGTGGTACCTTCGACGTATCACTTTTGAGCCTCGACAGCGGTGTCTTTGAAGTCATTGCGACGGGCGGAGACACACACTTGGGAGGAGAAGACTTTGACCGCAGAGTCATGGACCACTTCATTAAGCTCTTCAAGCAGAAAACCGGCCTCAATATCAGGGATGACAAGAGAGCCCTCCAGAAGCTTAGAAAGGAAGTCGAAGCCGCTAAGAGGCAACTCTCAACCAAGACTGAAGTCACAGTTGAGATTGAGGACCTTTTGGAAGGCAAGGACTTTAGCGAGACCTTAACTCGTGCCAAGTTCGAGGCTCTTAACGAGGACCTGTTTGACAAGACCATGGACACTGTCAAGTCCGTCCTCAAGGAGGCCAAAATGACAAAATCTGATATTAACCAGATTGTTCTGGTCGGTGGCTCAACCAGGATTCCAAAGGTCAGGGAAATGATCAAGGACTACTTTAACAAGGAGCCCGACGTTAGCATTAATGCAGATGAAGCCGTTGCCTACGGTGCCGCCATGCAAGGTGGTATCTTAACAGGTGAATCATCCCAAgatttattactattggACGTTTGTCCTCTGTCACTTG GTATTGAAACTGTTGGAGGAGTTATGAGCAAGATTATTGAGAGGAATACTATGATCCCAGCAAACAAGTCACAAGTCTTCAGTACATACTCTGATAACCAGACTGTCGTTACAATCAATGTGTTTCAGGGCGAAAGACCTCTAACTAAGGATAATGTGCCACTAG GTAAATTTGACCTTACTGGAATCCCACCAGCTCCAAAAGGAGTGCCCCAAATTGAAGTCACCTTCAACATTGATACCAACGGCATCCTCTCCGTTACAGCCCAAGAAAAGGGAAGTGGAAACACAAAGAACTTGGTGATTGAACCAAAGAGCGGAAGATTGAGTCAGGAGGAAATTGAGCGTATGGTCAGAGATGCAGAAGAGAACGCAGAGAAGGACAAGCAGGTGGCGGACAAAATCATGTCCAAGCAGTCTTTGGAAAACTACATCGACAGCATGAGGCGCACCTTGAAGGAGGACTCAGTGTCATCAAAGCTTTCGAAATCTGAAGTATCTAAGCTTAAGGAGGAGCTTGATGACGCCAGTAACTGGATGGGATCACATCCTGACGAAGAAGCTCAGGAGTATAAGGATAAACTCTCACACCTCGAGTCCGTGTGCAGTCCAGTTGTTGCCAAGCTCTACTCACAACAACACAAAGACACTGAGCAAGAAGATGCTTCTTACTCTGAGGAGTTGTAA
- the CML6 gene encoding EF-hand domain pair family protein translates to MELKLTLVISIYIFFKCWCSVTFENDLKSDVLDENGKSKVDYTHHMLQLFDKIDLNSDGVLSKSELDSFSSKLSKVISDRQLANEMETIDKDKDGNVSLDELLAAFSSEVGEEDALNNKEPLVRRFKVADKNKDGFLDLAELGDLINPSRSPELLKLEVDDVLEAHDSDHDGRISYEEYKKYRNEDGEDEVQSSNDFKQFDKNGDGYLTRNELEDVYKEEEEFDSFTMYDDVTSIVGSSNLTRELWKKHSDELSRSSVTDFQEVLEHPADYGLTFEVPMETPGTVHVEL, encoded by the exons atggagttaaaattaactttagtTATTtctatatatattttttttaaatgttgGTGCTCTGTCACCTTTGAAAATGACTTAAAATCCGACGTTTTGGACGAAAACGGTAAAAGCAAGGTCGATTATACACACCATATGCTACAGttgtttgataaaattgatttgaATTCTGATGGAGTTCTGAGTAAGTCTGAATTGGACTCTTTCAGTTCAAAGTTGAGCAAAGTCATATCGGATAGGCAGCTGGCCAATGAAATGGAAACAATAGATAAGGACAAGGACGGAAACGTGAGTTTAGATGAGTTATTAGCAGCCTTCTCGAGCGAGGTTGGAGAAGAGGATGCTTTAAATAACAAAGAACCTTTAGTAAGGAGATTCAAGGTGGCTGATAAGAACAAGGACGGCTTTCTTGATCTTGCCGAACTCGGTGACCTTATTAACCCTTCCAGGAGTCCTGAGCTTTTAAAATTGGAAGTGGATGATGTTCTTGAG GCCCACGATTCTGATCATGATGGTAGGATTTCTTATGAAGAGTACAAAAAATACCGAAATG AGGACGGTGAGGATGAAGTTCAATCTTCGAACGACTTTAAGCAGTTTGACAAGAACGGAGATGGTTATTTGACCAGAAATGAACTTGAGGATGTTTATAAGGAGGAGGAAGAGTTTGATAGCTTCACTATGTACGACGATGTCACTTCAATCGTCGGCTCTTCCA ATTTAACTCGTGAATTATGGAAAAAACACTCAGATGAGCTTTCTAGATCTTCTGTTACTGATTTCCAGGAGGTTCTTGAGCATCCTGCCGATTACGGGCTAACCTTTGAAGTGCCCATGGAAACTCCAGGGACTGTCCATGTAGAACTATAA
- the RpS4 gene encoding 40S ribosomal protein S4, with amino-acid sequence MGRGPKKHMKRINAPSHWMLDKLTGRYAPKASPGPHKSRECLPLLVLLRNRLKYALTYDEVKLIVKQRLVKVDGKVRTDITYPTGFMDVVSLDKTNEKFRMLYDTKGRFCPHKITDEEATYKLCRVKKTFLGPKEVNLAVTHDGRTFRCVHPEVKAGDSLRVEVSTGKVLEFLKFEPGNLVMITGGHNVGRVGTVVSKEKHPGSFDLVHVKDSQDNTFSTRSSNVFVIGVGTKSYVSLPYERGLRKTIIEQRNERLAKSLRH; translated from the exons ATG GGTCGTGGTCCCAAGAAACATATGAAGCGTATTAACGCTCCGTCCCACTGGATGTTGGACAAGCTTACGGGAAGGTATGCCCCGAAGGCTTCCCCCGGCCCACATAAATCGCGAGAATGTTTACCTCTTCTAGTTTTACTTAGAAATCGTCTGAAATATGCCCTTACCTACGATgaagtaaaattaatagtaaaGCAGAGGCTGGTAAAGGTTGACGGGAAGGTCAGGACTGATATCACATACCCAACTGGATTTATGGATGTTGTCTCCCTCGATAAGACGAATGAGAAGTTTAGAATGCTTTATGACACTAAGGGTCGCTTCTGTCCTCACAAAATCACTGACGAGGAGGCCACATACAAGCTTTGTAGAGTAAAGAAGACTTTTCTGGGTCCAAAGGAGGTTAATCTGGCTGTAACCCACGACGGAAGGACCTTTAGGTGTGTCCACCCCGAGGTAAAGGCTGGAGACTCCCTGAGAGTTGAAGTTTCCACTGGAAAAGTCCTGGAATTTCTTAAATTTGAGCCTGGAAACTTAGTGATGATAACTGGTGGTCACAACGTAGGCAGAGTTGGCACTGTAGTTAGTAAGGAGAAACACCCAGGAAGCTTTGACCTCGTTCACGTCAAGGACTCCCAGGACAATACCTTCTCAACAAGAAGCTCAAATGTGTTTGTAATTGGCGTTGGGACCAAGAGCTACGTCTCACTTCCTTACGAAAGGGGTTTGAGAAAAACCATAATTGAACAGAGGAACGAGAGACTTGCAAAGTCATTACGccactaa